Genomic window (Agromyces mariniharenae):
GCACGCTGGTCGTCGACCTCGACCCGCAGTCCGACGTCTCCACCGGCATGGACATCCAGATGGCCGGTCACCTCAACGTCGCCGACGTGCTCGCCTCCCCGAAGGAGAAGATCGTCCGCTCGGCGATCGCCCCGAGCGGGTGGGCGCGTTCCAACCCGAGCTCGACCATCGACGTGATGATCGGCAGCCCCTCGGCGATCAACTACGACGGGCCGCACCCGTCGATCCGCGACATCTGGAAGCTCGAGGAGGCGCTCGCCAACGTCGAGGCCGACTACGAGCTCGTGCTCATCGACTGCGCGCCGTCGCTCAACGCGCTGACCCGCACCGCATGGGCCGCCAGCGATCGCGTAGCCGTGGTCACTGAGCCCGGCCTGTTCTCGGTCGCCGCCGCCGACCGCGCCCTCCGCGCGATCGAGGAGATCCGCCGCGGCCTCTCCCCACGACTCCAGCCGCTCGGCATCATCGTGAACCGCGCCCGCGTGCAGTCGCTCGAGCACCAGTTCCGCATCAAGGAGCTGCGCGACATGTTCGGCCCGCTCGTGCTGTCGCCGCAGCTGCCGGAGCGCACTTCGCTGCAGCAGGCGCAGGGTGCCGCGAAGCCGCTGCACATGTGGCCCGGCGAGAGCGCCGAGGAGATGTCGCGACACTTCGACCAGCTGCTCGAGCGCGTGCTGCGCACGGCTCGCATCGGCGAGTTCTCGGGCACGCCGCTCGAGCTCCAGTCGCCCGTCATCTGACCCGCGCGCGACGTCCGATGACGCCGTCGTGATCGGCGTCACGCGACGTCATGAAGCCGGGCGCGGGGCATCCGTCGACCGGAGACACGCAGACGCACAGGCGTGCGTCGAGCGGATGCCGCGTCAGGAGATCTTGCGCGACCGCGAGCCGCGTCGTGCGGCGAGCTCGTCCATGGGGTCGGCGGGCTGCGTGTCGAGTTCGACGAGCGTGGACTCCACCTCGCGCAGCACCTTGCCGACGGCGATGCCGAAGACCCCCTGGCCGCGGTTGACGAGGTCGATGACCTCGTCGTCGGACGTGCACAGGTAGACGCTCGCGCCGTCGCTCATCAGCGTCGTCTGCGCCAGGTCTTCGACGCCGGCCTCGCGCAGCTGCGTGACCGCCGTGCGGATCTGCTGCAACGAGATGCCGGTGTCGAGCAGGCGCTTCACGAGCTTCAGCACGAGGATGTCGCGGAAACCGTAGAGGCGCTGCGATCCGGAGCCGGCCGCGCCGCGCACCGTGGGCTCCACGAGCTGCGTGCGCGCCCAGTAGTCGAGCTGGCGGTAGCTGATGCCGGCCGCGCGGGCGGCGACCGCGCCGCGGTAGCCGGTGCCGTCGTCGTGCTCGGGCATCCCATCGGTGAAGAGCAGGCCGAGGTCGTAGCGTTCGCTCCGGTCGAGCTCACTCATCCGATCGCCCCTCACTCTCACGCCCGCACCCCGACGGCGCGTCTCCCACGCTACCCATCCGGGGGTCGTCGGCCAAACACATCGGGCCGAACGTCACGGCGTGTCGCGATCAACGTCCGAGCGTCGAGAGGGCGCTCCGCACGACCGACGTGCGCACCGTCTCGAGGTGCCCGGCGAGCTCCAGCGCGGCCTCCGCGGCGCGCGCCTTGTCGGCCGGATCCGACCGCCGGGAAGGCGCGATCGCGCGCTCCACGAGGGCGGCCTCGCGCTCGGCCGCGGCGCGGAGTCCGCGCAGGTGGCGCGCCTCGATGCCGACCCCGCGCAGCGCGACCAGCGCCGTCAGCACGCCGAGCGCGTCGTCGCCGTACTGCTCGGCGGCGGGCAGCAGCGACGCCGAGATGGCCTCGTCGAGCAGGGCGCGCGTCGCACCCGCGGCTTGGATGAGCTCGGCGCGCCGGTAGCGGCGGGCGCCGGCCAGGAACGAGGCGGAGTTCGCGGCGCCCGGCAGCGCGGGCGTCTCTCCGGCGTCGATGGACTCGAGGTGGGCGCGGATGACCTTGAGCGGCAGGTAGTGGTCGCGCTGCATCGACAGCACGACGGTGATGCGCTCGACGTCGGCGTCGGAGAACTTGCGGTACCCGGCCGCCGTGCGCGCGGGCGATACGAGCCCCTGCTCTTCGAGGAACCGCAGCTTCGACGGCGTCAGCTCGGGGAACTCGGGCTGCAGCAGCGCGAGGACCTGGCCGATGCCGTGGAGCCGACCCTGGCCGCTCGCGTTCGCGGACGCGGCGGTGCCCGGCACTAGCCGCTCGCCAGCGGCGCCAGGTCGCGTCGGGAGGCGTAGAAGGTGAGCCGGTACTTGCCGATCTGCACCTCCGCGCCGTCGCTGAGGAGCGCCGTGTCGATGCGCACGCCGTCGAAGTAGGTGCCGTTCAGCGACGACAGGTCCTTCACCTCGAAGGCGGTGCGGTGGCGGAGGAACTCCGCATGACGGCGCGACACGGTGACGTCGTCGAGGAAGATGTCGGCGTCGGGATGACGGCCGACGGTCGTGACGTCGGTGTCGAGGAGGAACCGCGCACCGGTGTTCGGGCCGCGACGCACGATGAGCAGCGCGGAACCCGAGGGCAGTGCGGCGATGGCCTCCTGCTCCTCGGCCGTGATGTCGGTGTCGACGGTCGAGAGCTGTGCGGCGGCCTCCCGGCTGAAGCCGATCGTCGTGTCGGCCGTGCTGTCGCCGATGATGCTGTTCGAGCTCGTCTGAGGAGTCCTGTCGTCGTGGGGCTCTTCTTCCCCGCCAGCCTGAATGTTGTCGGTATCCGCCACGGCTAACCTCCCTGTTCCAGCGTATCCGATCGGGACTCGTCCGCCGCAAGCGGCAGGCGGATGACCCGGGCCGTCTCGATCGCGTAGATGATGCCCGCCCACCAGTAGAGGAACGCGCCCCAGAGCGTGATCGCCCAGCCCACCGGCTCGCTCACCGGCTCGACCGTCGGGAAGGCGAGGCCGAGCATGATGACGGGCAGTCCGAAGAACAGCGCGAAGGTCGCGACCTTGCCGAGCTGGTGCACGGGCAGCGGCCCGTAGCCGTGGTTCGCGAGCACGATCCCGAGGATGAGGAGGAACACGTCGCGGGCCACGATGACCACGACGATCCACCACGGCACGAGGCTGTTCGCGGCGAGTCCCACGAGCGCCGCGAAGATGTAGAGGCGGTCGGCCGCGGGGTCGAGGAGCTGGCCCAGCCGGGTGATCTGCCCGAGCCGGCGGGCGAGGTACCCGTCGAGGAGGTCGGTCAGGCTCGCCACGACGAGCACGACGAGCGCCGACACGTAGTCGCCGATCACGATGAACACGAGGAAGACCGGCACGAGCGCGAGCCGCAGCATGCTCAGCACGTTGGGGATCGTCCAGATCCTGGTCCCCACCGCCCCCGCGCTGTCCCCGGCCACGTTGCGATCCTATCGAGCCCTAGAATGCGGCCATGGGTCCCCTCGGCGTGTGTCTCGTCATCTGCGCGGCGGTCACCGCCGCGACCTGGATCGCCTCGGTGGCCACGCGCGAGTACTCCTGGGTCGATCGCATCTGGTCGATCGTGCCGGTGGCGTACGTCTGGGTCTTCGCGGGCTGGAGCGGGTTCGACGCGCGGCTCGTGCTCATGGCCGTGCTGGTGACGCTCTGGGGCATCCGATTGACCTTCAACTACGCGCGCAAGGGCGGCTACCGGCCGGGCGGCGAGGACTACCGCTGGGCGGTGCTCCGCGGTCGGATGGCGCCGTGGCAGTACCAGCTGTTCAACCTGTTCTTCATCTCGATCTACCAGAACGCGCTCATCCTGCTGTTCTGCCTGCCGGCGTACACCGCCTACGAGGCGGCCGGCACGCCGCTCGGCGTGTGGGACGTCGTGCTCGCCGTCGTGTTCCTCGCGTTCCTCGCGGGCGAGACCGTCGCCGACCAGCAGCAGTGGGCGTTCCACCGGTGGAAGGCGGCCGAGCGCGCCGCCGGGCGCACGCCCGAGCCGGGGTTCCTCCAGACGGGGCTGTTCCGGACCTCGCGGCATCCGAACTTCTTCTTCGAGCAGGCGCAGTGGTGGGCCTTCTACGGCTTCGCCGTCGCGGCCACGGGCGTCTGGCTGCACTGGACGATCGCGGGCGCGGTGCTGCTCACGCTGCTGTTCATCGGCTCGACGATCTTCACGGAGTCGATCTCGCGCGCGAAGTACCCCGACTACGACGCGTACCGGGCGCGGACCTCGGCGATCGTGCCCTGGTTCCCGCGCCCGCAGGCGACCGCCGGCGAGCGCACGGCCTGAGCACCCGGTCGGCGCCGCTCGAACGGTCGGCGCCGCTCGAGCGGTCGGGTCAGAGCCGTTCGCGCAGGGACGGCCAGGCCTCGGCGAAGCGCGGGTGCAGCGGGAGGTCGCCGACGTCGGCGATCGGCACCCAGCGCAGCTCGATGCTCTCGGGGTCGCTCACGACCGGGGTGAATCGGTCGGCGGCGTCGGCCACCACGGTCGTGTACGACCAGTAGCCGAGGTCGAGCACCGACGTGAAGCGCACGTGCAGCGCTGCGGCCGGCACGCCCGCCTCCTCGCCCGCCTCGCGCACGGCCGCGTCCACTGCGCTCTCGCCCTCGTGGCGCGCCCCGCCCGGAACGCCCCACGTGCCGCCGAAGTGGCTCCAGGCGGCGCGGTGCTGCAGCAGCACCTCGGACCGCGGGCTCACCACGAGCAGGCCGGCGGCGCCGAAGCGCCCCCAGTACCTCGCGCCGTCGGGGCCCTCGACCCAGGTGTCGCCGCTTCCTCTGTGCATTGCTCCAGCATGACGCACTCCCCCGGCCGGCGCGGTCGTCGACCGCAATCCCGGGTCATGCCGGGTCGGTGTCGGGGGCGGCGTCGACGACCTCGACGAGGCCGTCGAGGAAGCGGACGATCACCTCGCGCTCGGCGTGGTCGAAGGACGACGCGAGTCGCAGCATCCGCTCGTGCATCGGGCCGAGCGCCTTGCGCACGCGCTCGTGGGCGCCGGGCAGCGTGCCGAGCAGCAGCACCCGGCGGTCCGACGGATGCCGCGTGCGCTCGATGTAGCCGCCCTCGCTCAACCGCGCGACCACCTTCACGGTCGCGGCCGTGGTGATGCCGAGGGCCCGGGAGAGGCCGGCACTCGTGGCGGGGCGTCCGTCGCGCTCCTCCCGGATGAGCCACCGCAGCGCGGCGAGGTCGGTGTCGCCCATGTCCATGTCGTCGCGCATCCGCCGGCGCATGAGTGCCTCTGCGGCGCGGTGCCGGCGGACCGCCTCGAGCACCTCGAGGGCCGACTCGTCGACGCGACCGTACCAGTAGTGGTCGTCACTCCGACTTTCGGTTGTTCCCTTCGGCATACGCCGATGCTATCGTCAAATCACTAACCAAGTTAGTGAATTCATGTCGACACGCTGGAGGAGCCATGTCCCAGACCATCGATGCGATCGAGGACGAGGTCGTGCTGCTCGACGAGGCGGGCGCCCCCATCGGCCGTGCGCCGAAGAGCGCGGCCCACGGACCCGACACCGCCCTGCACCTCGCGTTCTCGTGCCACGTCGTGAACGCGCTCGGCGAGGTCCTCGTGACCCGCCGGGCGCTCTCCAAGCAGGCCTGGCCCGGCGTCTGGACCAACTCGTTCTGCGGGCACCCGAAGCCGGCCGAGTCCCTCACCGCCGCCGTGCGCCGCCGCGCCGACCACGAGCTCGGCATCGACCTCGGCGACGTGGAGCTCGCGCTCCCCCTGTTCCGCTACCGCGCGACCGACGCGAACGGCATCGTCGAGAACGAGGTGTGCCCGGTGTACGTGGCCACCACCGACGACGAACCCGATCCGAACCCGCGCGAGGTCGCCGAGTTCGCGTGGATCCCGCCGCACGACCTCGTGCGCGCCGTCGAGTCCGCGCCGTGGGCGTTCAGCCCGTGGCTCGTGCTGCAGGCGCGAGAGCTGGAGCTGTTCCGGTGACCGACCTGCTCTCCCCCTCGGTCGACGAGGAGCTGCGTGCGTTCTTCGCCGACGCACGCACGCGCGCAGGCGAGTACGGGCAGCACTACGCGGCGCTGTGGGAGTCGCTCGAGCAGCAGAGCTCGGGCGGCAAGCGCATCCGCCCGAAGCTCGTCTACGCCGCCTACCAGGGGCTCGGCGGCGACGACCGGCACGTCGCGACGCGGGTCGCGATCGCGTTCGAGCTGCTGCACACGGCGTTCCTCATCCACGACGACGTCATCGACCGCGACACCGTGCGCCGTGGCGCCCCGAACATCGCCGCGCGCTTCGCGGGGCGGGCTCGTGCGCACGGCGCCGACGACCGCGCCTGCGAGGTGTGGGGCGAGACCGCGGCGGTGCTGGCGGGCGACCTCGCGCTGAGTCGCGCGCACCGCGAGATCGCCACGCTGCCCGTGGATCCCGACCGCAGGGCGGCGCTCCTCGACATCCTCGACCGGGCCGTGTTCGTGTCGGCGGCCGGCGAGCTCGCCGACGTCGTGCACGCCGGCTCGCACCATCCGCCCGAGGTGGCGCGCGTCGTGGCCACCCTCGAGCAGAAGACGGCGGTGTACTCGTTCGAGTGCCCGCTCACGGCCGGGGCCGTGCTGGCCGGCGCCGGCGACGGTGCGATCGGCGCGCTCGCCCGCTACGGCCGGCTCGTGGGCGTCGCGTTCCAGATCACCGACGACATCCTCGGCGTGTTCGGCGACCCGGCGATCACCGGCAAGTCCGCGGCATCCGACCTGCGCGAGGGCAAGCAGACGGCGCTCACGGCGCACGCGGCGACCACCGACGCGTGGCCCGCGATCGCGTCCCGCCTCGGCGACCCCGACCTCGACGACGAGGGCGCCGACGTGATGCGCCAGGCGCTGCGCGCGTGCGGGGCGCTCGAGGCGGCGCGACGACTGGCTGACGAGTACGTGACGCTCGCGCGGTACGAGCTCGACGCCGAGGACCTGCCCGCCGCGCTGCGGGCCGAGCTGGGCGACCTCGCGCAGCGGGCGGCGGAGCGGGCGCGATGAACCGCGAGTCCACGCCTCTCGACCGCTACGACCACGCGGCCGAGGCGAGTGCGGCCGTGGTCATCGGCCGGTACTCCACGTCGTTCGGCGCGGCGGCGCGCCTGCTCGATCCCGGTTCGCGCCGCCGCATCCGCTCGATCTACGCCCTCGTGCGCGTGGCCGACGAGGTCGTCGACGGCACCGCCAGGGCGGCGGGACTCGACGACGGCGAGCTGCTCGACGTGCTCGACGAGCTCGAGTCCGAGACCGAGGCGGCGATGCGGCGCGGCTACTCCGCCAACCTCGTCGTGCACGCGTTCGCCGTCACCGCCCGCGACGCGGGCATCGGCGTGCACCTCACCCGGCCGTTCTTCGCGTCGATGCGGCGCGACCTCGACCCGTCGCCGATCCGCGACGAGGAGGTCGCGCCGTACATCCACGGCTCGGCCGAGGTGGTCGGGCTCATGTGCCTGGCCGTGTTCCTCATGGACGAGCCGGCGGATGCCGCGCGCCGGGCGCGCCTCGAGGAGGGCGCCGCCCACCTCGGCGCCGCGTTCCAGAAGGTCAACTTCCTGCGCGACCTCGCGGTGGACTGGCAGGAGCTCGGCCGCAACTACTTCCCGTGGGTCGACCCCGACGCGTTCACCGAGTCCGACAAGGCCGCCATCCTCGCGGACATCGACCGCGACCTCGAGATCTCGGGTCGCACCATCCGCGAGCTGCCGCGCCGGGCCCGTGCGGCGGTCGCCGCGGCGCACGGGCTCTTCTCGCGTCTGGCCGAGCGCTGCCGGGAGACGCCGGCCGAGCGCCTCATCGCGACGCGCATCCGCGTGCCCGATCCCGAGAAGCTCGCGATCGCCGTGCGGTCGGCCATCGCGCCCGGCGGGGTCGTGCGATGACCGCGGCATCCGAGCGCATCGTGGTCGTCGGCGGCGGCATCGCCGGGCTGGCGTCCGCGGCGCTCCTCGCCCGCGACGGGCACCGGGTGACGCTGCTCGAGGCCCGCGCCCAGCTGGGCGGACGGGCCGGCACGTGGGAGCGGCGGGGCTTCCGCTTCGACACGGGCCCGTCGTGGTACCTGATGCCCGACGTCTTCGACCACTTCTTCCGGATGTTCGGCACGAGCGCAGCCGAGCAGCTCGAGCTCGTGCGCCTCGACCCCGGGTACCGGGTCTACGCCGACGGCTACGACGCGCCGCTCGACGTGCGCGCGACGCGCGACGAGAACATCGAGCTGTTCGAGTCGGTCGAGCCGGGCGGAGGCGCCGCGCTCGAGCGCTACCTCGACTCGGCTGCGTCGACCTACGACGTGGCGGTGCGACGGTTCCTCTACACGAACTTCGACGACCCGCGGGCGTTCCTCGCACCCGAGGTGCTCGGGCGGGCAGGTCGGCTCGCTCGGCTGCTCACCACGCCGCTCGACCGGTTCGCCGCGCACGCGGTGCGCGACCGCCGACTCCGCCAGGTGCTCGGGTACCCCGCGGTGTTCCTCGGCTCGTCGCCGTCGGCCACGCCCGCGATGTACCACCTCATGAGCCACATGGACCTCGAGGAGGGCGTGTTCTACCCGCAGGGCGGGTTCGGGGGGCTCATGGCGCGGATCGCCGGGATCGCCGCCGCAGCCGGCGTCGAGGTCGTCACCGAGGCGCGGGTCGAGGCGATCGAGGTGACGGGCGACGCGACGCCGTCGGTCACGGGCGTTCGCTACGTCGACGCCACCGGGTCGGTGCATCGCGCCGCCGCCGACCGGGTCGTGTCGGCCGCCGACCTGCACCACACCGAGACCGAGCTGCTCCCCCGGCATGCGCAGACGTACCACGAGTCGTGGTGGGAGCGGCGCACGTCGGGCCCCGGCGCGGTGCTCGCGATGCTCGGGGTGCGCGGGCCGGTGCCGGGACTCGCCCACCACACCCTCTTCTTCACCGAGGACTGGGACGCGAACTTCGACCGCATCTTCGGCGACGACCCCGGCATCCCCGATCCGGCGTCGTTCTACGCCTGCATGCCGAGCGCCACCGATCCGACCGTCGCGCCGGCCGGCGACACGAACCTCTTCGTGCTCATCCCAGTGCCCGCCGACGTGTCGATCGGACGAGGCGGCGAGGACGGCGCCGGCGACCGGCTCGTCGAGGACACGACCGACCGCGCCGTCGCCCGCATCGCCTCGGCGACGGGCGCCGCGGATCTCGCCCGCCGCATCGTCGTGCGCCGCACCGTCGGGCCGGCGGACTTCGCCGAGCAGCTCCACTCCTGGCGCGGCGGCGCCCTCGGCCCGGCGCACACGCTGCGCCAGAGCGCGTTCCTGCGCGGGTCCAACCGCTCCCGTCGCGTGCGCGGCCTGTACTACGCGGGCGGGTCGAGCGTGCCGGGGATCGGGCTGCCGATGTGCCTCATCGGAGCCGAGAACGTGCTGAAGCGCGTGCGCGGCGACCGGTCCAGCGGGCCGCTGCCCGAGCCCGGCCCGCGCCTCGAGCGCCCGTTCCCGCCCTCCGGGGTCGCCGACCTCCTCGACGCCCCCGCACGCGATCTCGACAGCCCCGTACTCGACGGGAACCGCGGATGACCGGATTCACCTACCTCGGCGCGCTCGTGCTCTCGATCGCCGCGATGGCCCTCATCGACGTACGCTGGCGGCTGGCGTTCCGGCGTGCGCCCGCCGCATCGGCGCTCGCGGTCGGCGCGGGCACGCTCGTGCTGCTCGCCTGGGACCTCGCGGGCATCGGCTTCGGCGTGTTCTTCCGCGGCGACTCGCCCTGGGCCACCGGCGTGCTGCTGGCGCCCGAGCTGCCGCTCGAGGAACCCGTGTTCCTCGTGTTCCTCTGCTACCTCTCCCTCGTCGCGGTGCTCGGGGTCGAGCGGATGCTCGAACGCCCGTCTGCCGCGCAGGGAGCGCGCGCGGCATCCGATGCGACGACGGATGCCGCGACGCGACCGGGAGCGACGGATGCCGCGCCGCGACCGGCCGACGCCGCCGCGCACCCGGGCGGGAGGCCGTCGTGACCTACTCGCTCGTCTGCCTGCCGTTCCTCGCCGTCGCGGTCGTGCTGTCGCTCGCAGCGGCACGGAGGCTGCCGCGACCCGCACGCCGCCGGCGGTGGCTCGCGATCGGGTTCGCGGGCGCGCTCGTGCTCGTGCTCACCGGCGTGTTCGACTCGCTCATGATCGCCGCGGGCCTGTTCGGCTACGCCGACGGCACGCGCCTCGGGCCGACGATCGGGCTCGCGCCGATCGAGGACTTCGCGTACCCGATCGTCACGGTGCTGCTCGTGCCGGCGATCTGGACGCTCGCGCGTTCGCGCAGGTCGAGGGCCGGCCATGATGAAGACTGAGGTCGTGCACCAGGGCTCCCGCCACGTGATCCGACAGGTCGTGCTGTCGTCGCGTCCGATCAGCTGGATCAACACCGCGTTCCCGTTCGCGGCCGCCTACCTCCT
Coding sequences:
- a CDS encoding ParA family protein: MHVLSVSSLKGGVGKTTVTLGLASAAFARGVRTLVVDLDPQSDVSTGMDIQMAGHLNVADVLASPKEKIVRSAIAPSGWARSNPSSTIDVMIGSPSAINYDGPHPSIRDIWKLEEALANVEADYELVLIDCAPSLNALTRTAWAASDRVAVVTEPGLFSVAAADRALRAIEEIRRGLSPRLQPLGIIVNRARVQSLEHQFRIKELRDMFGPLVLSPQLPERTSLQQAQGAAKPLHMWPGESAEEMSRHFDQLLERVLRTARIGEFSGTPLELQSPVI
- a CDS encoding MerR family transcriptional regulator produces the protein MSELDRSERYDLGLLFTDGMPEHDDGTGYRGAVAARAAGISYRQLDYWARTQLVEPTVRGAAGSGSQRLYGFRDILVLKLVKRLLDTGISLQQIRTAVTQLREAGVEDLAQTTLMSDGASVYLCTSDDEVIDLVNRGQGVFGIAVGKVLREVESTLVELDTQPADPMDELAARRGSRSRKIS
- a CDS encoding MerR family transcriptional regulator, whose amino-acid sequence is MPGTAASANASGQGRLHGIGQVLALLQPEFPELTPSKLRFLEEQGLVSPARTAAGYRKFSDADVERITVVLSMQRDHYLPLKVIRAHLESIDAGETPALPGAANSASFLAGARRYRRAELIQAAGATRALLDEAISASLLPAAEQYGDDALGVLTALVALRGVGIEARHLRGLRAAAEREAALVERAIAPSRRSDPADKARAAEAALELAGHLETVRTSVVRSALSTLGR
- a CDS encoding FHA domain-containing protein, translating into MADTDNIQAGGEEEPHDDRTPQTSSNSIIGDSTADTTIGFSREAAAQLSTVDTDITAEEQEAIAALPSGSALLIVRRGPNTGARFLLDTDVTTVGRHPDADIFLDDVTVSRRHAEFLRHRTAFEVKDLSSLNGTYFDGVRIDTALLSDGAEVQIGKYRLTFYASRRDLAPLASG
- a CDS encoding CDP-alcohol phosphatidyltransferase family protein, with amino-acid sequence MAGDSAGAVGTRIWTIPNVLSMLRLALVPVFLVFIVIGDYVSALVVLVVASLTDLLDGYLARRLGQITRLGQLLDPAADRLYIFAALVGLAANSLVPWWIVVVIVARDVFLLILGIVLANHGYGPLPVHQLGKVATFALFFGLPVIMLGLAFPTVEPVSEPVGWAITLWGAFLYWWAGIIYAIETARVIRLPLAADESRSDTLEQGG
- a CDS encoding DUF1295 domain-containing protein; translation: MGPLGVCLVICAAVTAATWIASVATREYSWVDRIWSIVPVAYVWVFAGWSGFDARLVLMAVLVTLWGIRLTFNYARKGGYRPGGEDYRWAVLRGRMAPWQYQLFNLFFISIYQNALILLFCLPAYTAYEAAGTPLGVWDVVLAVVFLAFLAGETVADQQQWAFHRWKAAERAAGRTPEPGFLQTGLFRTSRHPNFFFEQAQWWAFYGFAVAATGVWLHWTIAGAVLLTLLFIGSTIFTESISRAKYPDYDAYRARTSAIVPWFPRPQATAGERTA
- a CDS encoding NUDIX domain-containing protein: MHRGSGDTWVEGPDGARYWGRFGAAGLLVVSPRSEVLLQHRAAWSHFGGTWGVPGGARHEGESAVDAAVREAGEEAGVPAAALHVRFTSVLDLGYWSYTTVVADAADRFTPVVSDPESIELRWVPIADVGDLPLHPRFAEAWPSLRERL
- a CDS encoding MarR family winged helix-turn-helix transcriptional regulator, producing MPKGTTESRSDDHYWYGRVDESALEVLEAVRRHRAAEALMRRRMRDDMDMGDTDLAALRWLIREERDGRPATSAGLSRALGITTAATVKVVARLSEGGYIERTRHPSDRRVLLLGTLPGAHERVRKALGPMHERMLRLASSFDHAEREVIVRFLDGLVEVVDAAPDTDPA
- the idi gene encoding isopentenyl-diphosphate Delta-isomerase encodes the protein MSQTIDAIEDEVVLLDEAGAPIGRAPKSAAHGPDTALHLAFSCHVVNALGEVLVTRRALSKQAWPGVWTNSFCGHPKPAESLTAAVRRRADHELGIDLGDVELALPLFRYRATDANGIVENEVCPVYVATTDDEPDPNPREVAEFAWIPPHDLVRAVESAPWAFSPWLVLQARELELFR
- a CDS encoding polyprenyl synthetase family protein; translated protein: MTDLLSPSVDEELRAFFADARTRAGEYGQHYAALWESLEQQSSGGKRIRPKLVYAAYQGLGGDDRHVATRVAIAFELLHTAFLIHDDVIDRDTVRRGAPNIAARFAGRARAHGADDRACEVWGETAAVLAGDLALSRAHREIATLPVDPDRRAALLDILDRAVFVSAAGELADVVHAGSHHPPEVARVVATLEQKTAVYSFECPLTAGAVLAGAGDGAIGALARYGRLVGVAFQITDDILGVFGDPAITGKSAASDLREGKQTALTAHAATTDAWPAIASRLGDPDLDDEGADVMRQALRACGALEAARRLADEYVTLARYELDAEDLPAALRAELGDLAQRAAERAR
- a CDS encoding phytoene/squalene synthase family protein → MNRESTPLDRYDHAAEASAAVVIGRYSTSFGAAARLLDPGSRRRIRSIYALVRVADEVVDGTARAAGLDDGELLDVLDELESETEAAMRRGYSANLVVHAFAVTARDAGIGVHLTRPFFASMRRDLDPSPIRDEEVAPYIHGSAEVVGLMCLAVFLMDEPADAARRARLEEGAAHLGAAFQKVNFLRDLAVDWQELGRNYFPWVDPDAFTESDKAAILADIDRDLEISGRTIRELPRRARAAVAAAHGLFSRLAERCRETPAERLIATRIRVPDPEKLAIAVRSAIAPGGVVR
- the crtI gene encoding phytoene desaturase family protein, with the translated sequence MTAASERIVVVGGGIAGLASAALLARDGHRVTLLEARAQLGGRAGTWERRGFRFDTGPSWYLMPDVFDHFFRMFGTSAAEQLELVRLDPGYRVYADGYDAPLDVRATRDENIELFESVEPGGGAALERYLDSAASTYDVAVRRFLYTNFDDPRAFLAPEVLGRAGRLARLLTTPLDRFAAHAVRDRRLRQVLGYPAVFLGSSPSATPAMYHLMSHMDLEEGVFYPQGGFGGLMARIAGIAAAAGVEVVTEARVEAIEVTGDATPSVTGVRYVDATGSVHRAAADRVVSAADLHHTETELLPRHAQTYHESWWERRTSGPGAVLAMLGVRGPVPGLAHHTLFFTEDWDANFDRIFGDDPGIPDPASFYACMPSATDPTVAPAGDTNLFVLIPVPADVSIGRGGEDGAGDRLVEDTTDRAVARIASATGAADLARRIVVRRTVGPADFAEQLHSWRGGALGPAHTLRQSAFLRGSNRSRRVRGLYYAGGSSVPGIGLPMCLIGAENVLKRVRGDRSSGPLPEPGPRLERPFPPSGVADLLDAPARDLDSPVLDGNRG
- a CDS encoding lycopene cyclase domain-containing protein, giving the protein MTGFTYLGALVLSIAAMALIDVRWRLAFRRAPAASALAVGAGTLVLLAWDLAGIGFGVFFRGDSPWATGVLLAPELPLEEPVFLVFLCYLSLVAVLGVERMLERPSAAQGARAASDATTDAATRPGATDAAPRPADAAAHPGGRPS
- a CDS encoding lycopene cyclase domain-containing protein, with protein sequence MTYSLVCLPFLAVAVVLSLAAARRLPRPARRRRWLAIGFAGALVLVLTGVFDSLMIAAGLFGYADGTRLGPTIGLAPIEDFAYPIVTVLLVPAIWTLARSRRSRAGHDED